The Bacteroidetes bacterium SB0662_bin_6 genome contains a region encoding:
- a CDS encoding histidine triad nucleotide-binding protein: protein MADTRTLFQKIADGDIPSDMVYEDEQCFAFRDIAPQAPVHILIVPRKPIPELNDLTEADEQLVGHLFTVARRLAAQEGLAEGYRTVFNCGPAAGQSVDHIHLHLLGGRSLGWPPG from the coding sequence ATGGCCGATACAAGAACGCTTTTTCAAAAAATCGCGGATGGAGACATTCCGTCCGATATGGTGTATGAGGACGAACAGTGTTTCGCATTCCGGGATATTGCTCCGCAAGCGCCCGTACATATCCTGATCGTCCCCCGGAAACCCATTCCGGAGCTGAACGATCTCACCGAAGCGGATGAACAACTGGTCGGACACCTTTTCACGGTGGCGCGGAGGTTGGCCGCTCAGGAAGGACTTGCCGAGGGGTACAGGACGGTATTCAATTGTGGACCGGCAGCCGGACAATCCGTGGATCATATCCACCTGCACCTTCTGGGCGGGCGATCCCTGGGCTGGCCGCCGGGCTAA
- the nuoF gene encoding NADH-quinone oxidoreductase subunit NuoF gives MPSPSRNGATKAGDWRNYERVLLPPVRDLHRFEVYVKHGGYEALRAVLTHSKKWAPDKVTEAVKASGLRGRGGAGFSTGLKWSFMPPVDPGTPRYIACNGDESEPGTFKDRQLMEYNPHLIFEGILIAARAMQIDATYLYIRGEYVDWIRHMEHELAKLYAEGYVGKRILGTDFSSEIIIHKGAGAYICGEETSLLESVEGKRAYPRIKPPFPAQKGLWGCPTTVNNVETLACAPLIINRGAEWFAGIGAEKHPGPVLYGLSGHVERPGVYEYPTGMLITDLIEEVAGGMRGGKKLKAIVPGGASVPVLRADMIDGVTMDTESLREAGSMMGTAGMLVMDEDTDMVKFLRRVTRFYHHESCGQCTPCREGTGWIENLVTRIDEGEGTLRDLDILMDLCDQMEGRTVCALADAAAWPVRNTIQRFREEFEAKCRQSIYAMA, from the coding sequence ATGCCTTCACCCAGCAGAAACGGAGCTACCAAAGCCGGCGACTGGCGCAACTACGAGCGCGTACTCCTGCCTCCGGTTCGTGATTTGCACCGGTTCGAGGTGTATGTAAAACATGGGGGCTACGAGGCGTTGCGCGCGGTATTGACCCATAGTAAAAAATGGGCGCCGGACAAGGTGACCGAGGCGGTTAAGGCAAGCGGCCTGCGCGGTCGGGGCGGCGCAGGATTCTCGACCGGGCTGAAATGGAGTTTCATGCCGCCGGTCGATCCCGGAACGCCCCGCTATATCGCCTGCAACGGCGACGAAAGCGAGCCGGGGACCTTCAAGGACCGGCAGCTCATGGAATACAACCCCCACCTCATTTTCGAGGGGATCCTGATTGCGGCCCGGGCCATGCAGATCGACGCGACCTATCTCTACATCCGCGGGGAGTATGTCGACTGGATTCGCCATATGGAACATGAACTGGCGAAGCTTTATGCAGAAGGCTATGTCGGCAAACGGATTCTGGGGACGGATTTTTCCAGCGAGATCATTATCCACAAGGGAGCGGGCGCGTACATCTGCGGGGAAGAGACCAGCCTGCTCGAGTCCGTCGAAGGCAAGCGCGCCTATCCGCGCATCAAGCCGCCGTTTCCCGCGCAAAAGGGACTCTGGGGCTGTCCGACCACGGTCAATAACGTGGAGACCCTGGCCTGCGCGCCCCTTATCATTAACCGGGGCGCCGAATGGTTTGCGGGCATCGGCGCGGAAAAACACCCCGGCCCCGTGCTCTACGGCCTATCCGGGCATGTCGAGCGCCCCGGCGTGTACGAGTATCCGACAGGTATGCTGATCACGGATCTGATCGAAGAAGTCGCCGGGGGGATGCGCGGCGGCAAGAAGCTCAAGGCGATCGTGCCGGGCGGCGCCTCGGTGCCGGTCCTGCGCGCCGACATGATCGATGGCGTAACGATGGATACCGAATCGCTGCGCGAAGCGGGTTCCATGATGGGAACGGCCGGAATGCTGGTGATGGACGAGGACACGGACATGGTCAAGTTTCTTCGCCGGGTCACCCGGTTTTATCATCACGAGAGCTGCGGGCAGTGTACGCCATGCCGGGAAGGGACCGGATGGATCGAGAACCTCGTTACCCGCATCGACGAGGGGGAAGGGACCCTGCGCGACCTGGATATCCTGATGGACCTTTGCGATCAGATGGAAGGCCGAACGGTGTGCGCTCTTGCCGATGCGGCAGCCTGGCCCGTCCGCAATACCATCCAGCGTTTCCGGGAAGAATTTGAAGCCAAATGCCGGCAAAGCATATACGCCATGGCGTGA
- a CDS encoding 6-carboxytetrahydropterin synthase translates to MALVYVTRTVHFNAAHRLHNPEKSDDWNRSTYGRCNNPNGHGHNYVLEVTVAGEPDKDTGYVLDLSDLKRIVQKKIVDKCDHAHLNLDVDFMQGILPSTEQFAMAIWRELEDALPAGALHKVRLAETNNNSVEYFGE, encoded by the coding sequence ATGGCGCTTGTTTACGTAACCCGTACGGTGCATTTCAACGCGGCGCACCGGCTGCACAATCCGGAAAAGTCCGACGACTGGAATCGCAGCACGTACGGTCGGTGCAATAACCCGAACGGGCATGGGCACAATTACGTGCTGGAGGTGACCGTGGCCGGCGAACCCGATAAGGACACCGGGTACGTCCTTGATTTGTCCGACCTGAAGCGTATCGTGCAGAAGAAAATCGTGGACAAGTGCGACCATGCCCACCTGAATCTGGACGTGGATTTCATGCAGGGCATTTTGCCCTCTACCGAGCAGTTCGCCATGGCTATCTGGCGCGAGCTGGAAGATGCCCTTCCCGCGGGCGCCTTGCATAAGGTCCGGCTCGCGGAAACGAACAACAATTCGGTGGAATACTTCGGTGAGTAA
- a CDS encoding NAD(P)H-dependent oxidoreductase subunit E, with amino-acid sequence MSDFIKHPVVPLPDRLPEPVFSEKDLVFTDAEKEQIEEFRGQYPTPEGAVMKTLWLAQEKFGFLPPEVIRLVADTIEIPFSLAYGVATFYTQYYKAKKGSHVLDVCTCFSCQLCGGYDMLHYLEEKLGVREGETTEDGLFTIQGVECLGACGTAPMLQVTNGPYVHNLSREKLDALIDALKDGDMPPFVSVTLPQDEDALDGNRRSDAEATDTGRTPPIAETLE; translated from the coding sequence GTGAGCGATTTTATCAAACATCCTGTCGTCCCGTTACCGGATCGCCTCCCGGAACCTGTCTTTTCCGAAAAAGATCTGGTGTTCACGGATGCGGAAAAGGAGCAGATCGAGGAATTTCGGGGGCAGTATCCCACGCCTGAAGGCGCCGTAATGAAAACGCTCTGGCTCGCTCAGGAGAAATTCGGGTTTTTGCCTCCCGAGGTGATTCGTCTCGTGGCCGATACGATCGAGATTCCTTTTTCGCTTGCATACGGTGTGGCGACGTTCTATACGCAGTATTACAAGGCGAAGAAAGGGTCCCACGTGCTGGACGTATGCACGTGCTTCAGCTGTCAATTGTGCGGTGGATACGACATGCTGCACTACCTTGAAGAAAAACTTGGCGTTCGGGAGGGAGAGACGACCGAAGACGGGTTGTTCACAATTCAGGGCGTGGAATGCCTCGGAGCCTGTGGCACGGCGCCGATGCTACAGGTTACGAACGGACCGTACGTACATAATCTTTCAAGGGAAAAACTGGATGCGCTGATCGATGCGCTGAAGGATGGAGATATGCCCCCGTTCGTATCCGTCACATTGCCGCAGGACGAAGACGCGTTGGACGGAAACCGGCGGTCGGATGCGGAGGCGACGGATACAGGCCGGACCCCGCCCATTGCCGAAACACTCGAATAA
- a CDS encoding bifunctional 3,4-dihydroxy-2-butanone-4-phosphate synthase/GTP cyclohydrolase II produces MKRSFDTIEDAVRELAEGRLVIVVDDEDRENEGDFVGVADKVTPETVNFMATHGRGLICAALTRERAAALNLDMMVDANTSLYNTPFTVSVDFKTGTTTGISAPDRARTFRALADPASSPSDFARPGHVFPLRSRKGGVLRRAGHTEAAVDLARMAGCAPVGVLVEIMTEEGMMARTPELMEMADRFGLRIITIKDLIAHRMMTECLVRRVVEVDLPTLYGDFRLVAYQDILSEEVHLALVKGNWTEEEPVLVRVHSQCVSGDIFGSLRCDCGEQLAMAMQQVEAEGCGAVLYMKQEGRGIGLLNKLRAYKLQQEEGMDTVEANEALGFRMDHRDYGIGCQILRDLGIRKLRLLTNNPTKRVGLAGYGLEIVERLPIETSPNTVNHHYLKTKRDRMGHLILGEVDEHDRAMLRKVL; encoded by the coding sequence ATGAAGCGGTCTTTCGACACGATCGAAGACGCTGTTCGGGAATTGGCGGAGGGGCGGCTCGTCATCGTGGTCGATGACGAGGATCGCGAAAACGAGGGGGACTTCGTAGGCGTTGCGGACAAGGTTACCCCCGAGACCGTCAACTTCATGGCGACGCATGGCCGCGGGCTCATCTGTGCGGCGCTTACCCGGGAGCGGGCGGCGGCTCTGAACCTCGACATGATGGTCGACGCCAATACCTCGCTCTACAACACCCCGTTTACGGTATCGGTGGATTTCAAGACCGGCACCACGACGGGCATTTCGGCCCCGGACCGCGCCCGGACCTTCCGTGCCCTTGCCGATCCGGCAAGCAGTCCATCGGATTTTGCGCGTCCGGGCCATGTCTTCCCTCTTCGATCCCGGAAAGGCGGCGTACTGCGCCGCGCCGGACATACCGAGGCTGCGGTGGATCTGGCCCGCATGGCCGGGTGCGCTCCGGTGGGGGTGCTTGTGGAAATCATGACCGAGGAGGGCATGATGGCGCGTACCCCCGAGTTGATGGAGATGGCGGACCGGTTCGGCCTGCGCATTATTACGATCAAGGACCTCATTGCGCACCGGATGATGACGGAATGTCTCGTACGGCGCGTCGTGGAGGTGGATTTACCCACGCTGTACGGTGATTTCAGGCTGGTTGCCTACCAGGATATCCTTAGCGAGGAAGTCCACCTCGCTTTGGTCAAGGGGAACTGGACGGAAGAAGAACCGGTGCTCGTACGCGTACACTCGCAATGCGTCAGCGGAGATATTTTCGGTTCGCTGCGGTGCGATTGCGGGGAGCAACTCGCCATGGCGATGCAGCAGGTGGAAGCGGAAGGGTGCGGCGCCGTGTTGTATATGAAGCAGGAGGGGCGCGGTATCGGCCTGCTTAACAAACTGCGCGCCTACAAATTGCAGCAGGAGGAGGGAATGGATACGGTGGAGGCCAACGAGGCGCTCGGATTCAGGATGGATCATCGGGATTATGGCATCGGGTGCCAGATTCTGCGCGATCTGGGGATCCGAAAGCTCCGTCTCCTGACGAACAATCCGACGAAACGGGTCGGGCTGGCCGGCTACGGACTTGAAATCGTGGAACGTCTTCCCATCGAGACCTCTCCGAACACGGTAAACCACCACTATCTCAAGACCAAGCGGGACCGCATGGGCCACCTGATTCTGGGTGAGGTGGACGAGCATGACCGCGCCATGCTCAGAAAGGTGCTGTAG
- the nuoH gene encoding NADH-quinone oxidoreductase subunit NuoH has protein sequence MDIPLYWTAIVAFVVLNLMMLSASVLVYAERKVSGYIQLRPGPDRVGPRGFFQPFADVLKLLFKEDIRPASANPFIHSLAPVVMVVIAMSVPAVIPFARGVVIADVGPGVLIILALTSISVYGITLAGWSSNSKYSLLGGLRSAAQMISYELTMGLAVVSVILLAGTLNVTGIVEDQAGGWAILGWNVFRNPIGAVLFVVTAFAETNRAPFDLPEAEQELVGGYHTEYSGMKFGMFFLAEYVNWWVASFVIVTLFFGGYLVPFEPLLIEAFPELAGSILLGALQVLSLLAKVAFFAFLFIWVRWTLPRFKYNQLMQLGWKVLLPIALINVVAVALGMIFFRAVF, from the coding sequence ATGGATATACCTCTTTACTGGACGGCGATCGTGGCGTTCGTCGTGCTGAATCTGATGATGCTCTCGGCTTCCGTGCTCGTGTACGCCGAGCGCAAGGTGTCCGGGTATATCCAGCTCCGGCCCGGTCCCGACCGCGTGGGGCCCAGAGGATTTTTCCAGCCGTTCGCCGATGTGCTCAAGCTGCTTTTCAAGGAAGATATCCGACCCGCTTCGGCGAACCCCTTTATCCATTCGCTGGCCCCGGTAGTCATGGTCGTCATAGCCATGTCCGTCCCCGCCGTGATTCCCTTTGCGCGCGGGGTGGTTATTGCCGATGTGGGGCCGGGCGTCCTTATCATTCTTGCGCTTACGTCCATCAGCGTCTACGGTATTACCCTGGCGGGATGGAGTTCGAACAGCAAATACTCCCTGCTGGGCGGGCTGCGTTCGGCGGCGCAGATGATTTCGTACGAATTGACGATGGGACTGGCTGTCGTGTCCGTGATTCTGCTTGCGGGGACGCTCAATGTCACGGGTATTGTCGAGGATCAGGCGGGGGGATGGGCGATTCTGGGTTGGAATGTGTTTCGCAATCCGATCGGAGCGGTTCTTTTCGTGGTTACGGCGTTTGCCGAAACGAATCGCGCCCCGTTCGATTTGCCGGAGGCGGAGCAGGAACTGGTCGGCGGGTACCACACGGAATACAGCGGCATGAAATTCGGTATGTTTTTTCTTGCCGAGTACGTCAACTGGTGGGTTGCGTCGTTCGTCATTGTAACCCTCTTCTTCGGGGGGTATCTGGTGCCGTTCGAGCCCCTGTTGATAGAGGCTTTTCCGGAACTCGCCGGCAGTATACTTCTTGGAGCGCTCCAGGTATTGTCCCTGCTTGCCAAGGTGGCGTTTTTCGCCTTTCTGTTTATTTGGGTGCGATGGACGCTGCCCCGATTCAAATACAACCAGCTCATGCAGTTGGGCTGGAAGGTCCTGCTTCCGATCGCCCTGATTAATGTCGTGGCGGTAGCCCTCGGCATGATCTTTTTCCGCGCGGTTTTTTGA
- a CDS encoding dephospho-CoA kinase, with translation MKRLGVTGGIGSGKTTVCRMLEELGAQVFYADDEAKRLLASDASIRRNVIDLFGPESYLPDGSPNRRFIARMAFADKTLLDRLNAAVHPPVLRRFEEAAQQAQREGAPLMVKEAALIFEAGADRQLDIVAVVEAPLQVRIERVCARDGVSQEEVAARMTHQADPSVLRERADIVLANDGDPEQLRRKVERLYRDMTSR, from the coding sequence ATGAAGCGACTCGGCGTTACGGGCGGAATCGGAAGCGGCAAAACGACCGTATGCCGTATGCTGGAGGAGCTCGGCGCGCAGGTGTTCTACGCGGACGACGAAGCGAAACGGCTGCTCGCAAGCGATGCCTCGATACGCCGGAACGTGATCGACCTTTTCGGGCCGGAAAGCTACCTGCCCGACGGCAGCCCGAACCGGCGCTTCATTGCCCGGATGGCGTTTGCCGACAAAACCCTGCTCGACCGGCTCAATGCGGCGGTGCATCCGCCGGTGCTGAGGCGGTTCGAAGAAGCGGCGCAACAGGCGCAGCGCGAGGGGGCGCCGCTCATGGTCAAGGAGGCCGCCCTGATCTTCGAAGCGGGAGCAGATCGCCAGCTGGACATCGTGGCGGTGGTGGAAGCCCCTCTTCAGGTGCGGATCGAGCGGGTGTGCGCAAGAGACGGGGTCTCGCAGGAAGAGGTGGCCGCCAGAATGACGCATCAGGCCGATCCCTCCGTCCTGCGGGAACGGGCCGACATCGTGCTCGCGAACGACGGGGACCCGGAACAACTGCGGCGCAAGGTGGAACGGTTGTACCGGGATATGACCTCCCGGTGA
- a CDS encoding molybdopterin-dependent oxidoreductase, protein MPTITIDNKEYAFQGQPKLLQFCLDLGVELPHFCYHPALSIPANCRQCLVEVGMPVRDRETGEITRNDDGEPVIRWMPKMTTSCSVDMADGMVVRTHRTSEQVERAQKDNLEFLLINHPLDCPICDQAGHCPLQNQTYKYGPEGSRFEFLKVQKPKKVVLGPRVMLDGERCINCTRCTRFTDEVSKSHQLTIIERGVKNYPMTAPGEVFDEPYSMNVIDICPVGALTSIDFRFRARIWEMSSAPSITVTNAKGANCSYWVRDNLVLRITPRTNLDINEYWLPDEDRAVWPRFNEHRPEGSQVRMAGALKSVDWEAAYARVSELLGSVEGSNILFLGSPYATVEDNYLLGKLAASLGASAPAYIPHVEPGAGDGWLITDDKTPNAEGCRRLGIHPVDPELVRARLEAGEIAAVYVLEDDPVASGLFQAADVQDIPVILHTYHTTNETIAAADVVLPAAMVVETVGTYVSVDGYAQRVWPAKAIRGVNRTLRMEMGISRPDSHGTPFDRWHNESNQVNCKPSWEMLPAIARSMGLQEEDASPKAIMQEVAQTIGSFEGADYESMGAHGVRLAEIGATV, encoded by the coding sequence ATGCCGACCATTACGATAGACAACAAGGAGTATGCATTTCAGGGGCAGCCGAAGCTGCTCCAGTTTTGCCTGGATCTTGGTGTGGAGCTGCCGCATTTCTGTTATCATCCGGCGCTTTCGATTCCCGCCAATTGCCGGCAGTGCCTTGTGGAAGTGGGCATGCCGGTTCGGGACAGGGAGACCGGCGAGATCACACGGAATGACGACGGGGAGCCCGTGATCCGGTGGATGCCGAAGATGACCACGAGTTGCTCCGTGGATATGGCGGACGGCATGGTGGTCCGGACGCATCGGACCAGCGAACAGGTCGAGCGGGCTCAGAAAGACAACCTCGAGTTCCTGCTCATCAACCATCCGCTTGATTGTCCGATTTGCGATCAGGCCGGTCACTGTCCGCTGCAAAACCAGACCTACAAGTACGGTCCCGAAGGGTCCCGTTTCGAATTTCTCAAGGTCCAGAAGCCCAAGAAGGTGGTGTTGGGCCCCCGGGTGATGCTGGACGGCGAGCGCTGCATCAACTGCACGCGGTGCACGCGATTTACGGACGAGGTGTCGAAGAGCCACCAGTTGACTATCATCGAACGGGGCGTAAAAAATTATCCGATGACCGCGCCGGGCGAAGTGTTCGACGAACCCTACTCGATGAACGTCATTGACATCTGTCCGGTGGGCGCGCTCACATCCATCGACTTCCGGTTCCGCGCCCGGATATGGGAGATGAGTTCGGCGCCGTCCATCACGGTCACCAATGCAAAGGGGGCCAATTGTTCCTACTGGGTGCGCGACAATCTGGTGCTGCGCATCACGCCCCGTACGAACCTGGATATCAACGAGTACTGGTTACCGGACGAGGATCGCGCGGTCTGGCCGCGGTTCAATGAACATCGCCCGGAAGGGTCTCAGGTTCGCATGGCCGGGGCGTTGAAGTCCGTCGACTGGGAAGCTGCGTACGCCCGTGTGTCCGAATTGCTCGGTTCGGTGGAGGGATCGAATATTCTCTTTCTGGGATCGCCGTATGCAACCGTGGAGGACAACTACCTTCTTGGCAAGCTGGCTGCTTCCCTGGGCGCTTCCGCCCCGGCGTACATTCCCCATGTCGAACCGGGCGCCGGCGACGGGTGGCTGATCACGGATGACAAAACGCCGAATGCCGAGGGATGCCGGCGGCTCGGTATCCATCCGGTCGATCCGGAACTCGTGCGCGCCCGGCTCGAGGCAGGCGAGATCGCGGCCGTATATGTTCTGGAAGACGATCCGGTAGCCAGCGGGCTTTTCCAGGCCGCTGACGTGCAGGACATTCCGGTCATTCTGCATACCTATCACACCACGAACGAAACCATTGCCGCCGCCGATGTGGTGTTGCCGGCTGCGATGGTCGTGGAGACCGTGGGCACGTATGTGAGCGTGGACGGATACGCACAGCGGGTGTGGCCGGCCAAGGCCATCAGGGGCGTCAACCGGACGCTCCGCATGGAAATGGGCATCAGCCGTCCGGATTCGCATGGTACGCCGTTCGACCGCTGGCATAATGAATCGAATCAGGTAAATTGCAAACCGAGTTGGGAAATGCTGCCTGCGATTGCGCGCAGCATGGGCCTGCAGGAGGAGGATGCCTCCCCGAAAGCGATTATGCAGGAAGTCGCGCAGACGATCGGAAGTTTCGAGGGCGCTGACTACGAAAGCATGGGGGCGCACGGGGTTCGTCTGGCGGAGATCGGAGCCACCGTGTAA
- the yajC gene encoding preprotein translocase subunit YajC: MPLYVYETLLMGGPANGDANPMAMFLPLILIFVVFYFFIIRPQKKKETERKQMIAAVRKGDKVITLGGVHGAVTQVDETSVLVQADTNVKLRIEKSAIASVDTKG; this comes from the coding sequence ATGCCTTTATACGTATACGAGACGTTGTTGATGGGAGGACCGGCCAACGGCGATGCGAACCCGATGGCCATGTTCCTGCCGTTGATCCTGATTTTTGTCGTTTTCTACTTTTTCATTATCCGCCCCCAGAAGAAAAAGGAAACCGAGCGTAAGCAGATGATCGCAGCCGTCCGCAAGGGGGACAAGGTCATTACGCTTGGCGGCGTGCATGGCGCGGTGACCCAGGTGGATGAAACCAGCGTGCTCGTTCAGGCGGATACGAACGTCAAACTGCGTATCGAAAAAAGCGCTATTGCGAGCGTGGATACGAAGGGGTAA
- the priA gene encoding primosomal protein N': MFAEVAFPLPLPKFFIYRVPPGMSGVDVGARVLAPFGPRRMTGIVTDLRRDAAGVGQTKDLLAALDTLPSVSAELFDLVRWMADYYVCSWGEVFRVMMPAGMLSGNPAKTRVERRVRFAPAWRHAKAVDALRADLRGPRQIAVIESLAGYAAEGLQDPRQADLLARAGAAFPTLRSLVQRGVLEIVEAEAVRAGVIDAGKAEALPDRTLHPAQAEALHAVSACIDAGRFHPFLLHGVTGSGKTEVYIEALKQTIGRGRTGIVLVPEIALTPQIVRRFRAHFGSRIAVFHSGMSAGERFDTWRLLRAGRFDAVVGPRSAVLAPLSNLGLLVVDEEHGQSYKQQNPAPRYHARDVAVMRARMNDAVCILGSATPSLESHYNAHRGKYTLLSLPERARRSADKPVSLPDVRIIDLRGTPSSTSLSPWLEKAIGERLARSEQIILLQNRRGYAPLPECVRCGWSPECEDCSITMVFHKSGNRLRCHYCGRTAPLHARCSNCGETSMEGFGTGTQRVEEELETRFPEARIIRMDLDTTSAKDAHELLLRRFEEGHADILVGTQMVAKGFDFERVTLVGVINADIGLLLPDFRAEERTYQLLSQVAGRAGRASLPGEVVIQTRNPDRPVLRYARDHDYETFAARQLAERRALFYPPFGRMAGIAFRGPRARDVADLARRWTDALRKEAAGAQVMGPEEAFISRVKKQYRYHSIVKCRRGDRISLQEALRTVEERMGSLPAGCRVNIDIDPVGFF, from the coding sequence ATGTTTGCCGAGGTGGCGTTTCCCCTTCCGCTTCCCAAGTTCTTTATCTACCGCGTTCCTCCGGGGATGTCCGGCGTGGACGTCGGCGCTCGGGTGCTTGCGCCGTTCGGCCCGCGCCGTATGACGGGCATCGTTACGGACCTGCGCCGGGATGCCGCCGGGGTCGGGCAAACGAAAGACCTGCTCGCGGCGCTGGATACGTTGCCTTCGGTTTCCGCCGAACTGTTTGATCTCGTCCGGTGGATGGCGGACTACTATGTCTGTTCCTGGGGGGAGGTGTTCCGGGTCATGATGCCGGCGGGAATGCTTTCGGGCAATCCGGCCAAAACCCGGGTCGAACGGCGCGTACGATTCGCTCCTGCGTGGCGGCATGCAAAGGCTGTGGACGCCTTGCGCGCCGACTTGCGCGGCCCCAGGCAGATAGCGGTCATCGAATCCCTGGCCGGATATGCCGCCGAAGGCTTGCAGGATCCGCGGCAGGCTGATTTACTGGCCCGTGCAGGCGCTGCTTTTCCTACACTCCGGAGTCTTGTGCAGCGCGGCGTCCTCGAGATTGTAGAGGCGGAAGCGGTTCGCGCCGGGGTCATAGATGCAGGGAAGGCCGAGGCGCTCCCGGATCGTACGTTGCATCCTGCGCAGGCCGAAGCCCTGCATGCCGTTTCCGCATGTATCGACGCCGGGCGGTTTCACCCCTTTCTGCTGCATGGGGTAACGGGCAGCGGCAAGACGGAAGTGTACATCGAAGCCCTGAAGCAAACGATCGGGCGCGGCCGTACCGGCATCGTGCTGGTACCCGAGATTGCGCTCACCCCGCAAATCGTACGCCGCTTCCGGGCGCATTTCGGAAGCCGCATCGCCGTATTTCATTCCGGCATGAGTGCAGGCGAGCGATTCGATACCTGGCGGCTCTTGCGGGCGGGCCGGTTCGACGCCGTCGTCGGGCCGAGATCTGCGGTCCTTGCGCCCCTGTCGAACCTGGGCTTGCTTGTCGTGGACGAGGAGCATGGCCAGTCCTACAAGCAGCAGAATCCGGCGCCGCGCTATCATGCCCGCGATGTGGCCGTCATGCGGGCGCGCATGAACGACGCCGTGTGCATTCTCGGATCGGCCACGCCCAGCCTGGAGAGTCACTACAATGCCCACCGCGGCAAGTATACGTTGCTGTCCCTGCCCGAACGGGCGAGGCGCTCTGCGGACAAGCCGGTCTCTTTGCCGGACGTGCGCATTATAGATCTGCGGGGCACGCCCTCCTCCACCTCGTTGTCGCCCTGGCTCGAAAAGGCTATCGGGGAACGACTTGCCCGATCCGAACAGATTATTCTGCTTCAGAACCGGAGGGGCTATGCCCCGCTGCCCGAATGCGTGCGTTGCGGCTGGTCTCCGGAGTGCGAGGATTGCTCGATCACCATGGTTTTCCACAAGAGCGGCAATCGCCTGCGGTGTCATTATTGCGGGCGCACGGCGCCGTTGCACGCACGCTGTTCTAATTGCGGCGAGACGTCCATGGAGGGGTTTGGAACCGGCACGCAGCGCGTCGAGGAGGAACTGGAAACGCGTTTTCCGGAAGCGCGCATCATACGTATGGACCTGGACACCACTTCCGCGAAAGATGCACACGAATTGCTGCTCCGGCGCTTCGAGGAAGGACATGCGGACATTCTGGTGGGCACGCAAATGGTTGCGAAAGGCTTTGATTTCGAGCGCGTAACGCTGGTCGGGGTAATCAATGCGGATATCGGCTTGCTGCTGCCCGACTTTCGCGCCGAAGAGCGCACATACCAGTTGCTTTCGCAGGTGGCCGGGCGGGCCGGACGCGCTTCCCTGCCCGGCGAAGTCGTGATACAGACACGGAATCCCGATCGCCCTGTTCTGCGCTATGCCCGCGATCATGACTACGAAACGTTCGCCGCGCGCCAGTTAGCGGAACGCCGGGCGCTTTTTTATCCGCCGTTCGGGCGCATGGCGGGCATCGCGTTCAGGGGACCCCGCGCCCGGGATGTGGCCGATCTGGCCCGGCGCTGGACGGATGCGCTCAGAAAAGAAGCAGCCGGCGCCCAGGTGATGGGCCCGGAAGAGGCCTTCATAAGCCGGGTAAAGAAGCAGTACCGGTATCATTCCATTGTGAAGTGCCGTCGCGGCGACCGCATCTCCTTACAGGAGGCCCTGCGGACGGTGGAGGAGAGAATGGGTTCGCTTCCGGCCGGTTGCCGCGTCAACATCGACATAGACCCGGTCGGCTTTTTCTGA
- the rpe gene encoding ribulose-phosphate 3-epimerase, with product MILSSSIIASDAARLGDQAREALDAGVDWLHIDVMDGRFVPNITVGPFVVEALRPLADETGAKLDVHLMIEEPRRYLDDFIDAGADLVTVHVETCTHLHRVLTHIRSRGAMAGVTLNPGTSLSAIAEVLPDVDMALVMSVDPGFSGQKYIPESTERIRRLRGMLNQIASRAWLQVDGGVYAGNIREVVRAGATVVVAGNAVFGGASIADNVQALRDAAALEA from the coding sequence TTGATACTGTCTTCTTCCATCATTGCCTCGGATGCCGCGCGCCTTGGAGATCAGGCGCGGGAAGCGCTGGATGCCGGCGTCGACTGGCTCCATATCGATGTGATGGACGGACGGTTCGTGCCGAACATTACGGTGGGCCCCTTTGTGGTGGAAGCGCTTCGGCCTTTGGCCGACGAAACGGGAGCCAAACTGGATGTACATCTGATGATCGAGGAGCCCCGCCGGTATCTGGACGATTTCATCGACGCGGGCGCCGACCTCGTTACGGTGCATGTGGAAACCTGTACGCATCTGCACCGCGTCCTGACGCATATCCGGTCTCGCGGAGCCATGGCCGGCGTCACCCTCAATCCGGGCACTTCGCTTTCCGCGATCGCGGAGGTGCTTCCCGATGTGGACATGGCGCTGGTCATGTCGGTCGATCCCGGCTTCAGCGGCCAGAAATACATCCCCGAATCGACAGAGAGAATCCGCCGGCTCCGAGGCATGCTCAATCAGATCGCCTCCCGCGCCTGGTTGCAGGTCGATGGGGGGGTTTATGCGGGCAATATCCGCGAGGTGGTCCGGGCCGGGGCCACGGTCGTGGTAGCGGGCAATGCGGTGTTCGGCGGCGCTTCCATAGCCGACAATGTGCAGGCGCTTCGGGATGCGGCTGCTCTTGAAGCCTGA